GCGGTTTCCACTGGGGCGCCGTGCTGGGCATCTTTATCGGTGTCTGGGTGGTGGCCTCGAGCCTCGCTGATATCCTCGCCCGCACCCGTAACGCGCCGTCGCTGGCGGCGGGCCTGAAGCGCCAGCGCGCCAGTTACTACGGCATGCACCTGGCGCATGTCGGCCTGGCCGTAAGCCTGCTGGGCGTGGCCCTGACCACCGTGTACAGCCAGGAGAAAGACGTGCGTCTGGGGGCGGGCGACAGCTACAGCATCGCCGGTTACGATTTCCGGTTCGACGGTGTGCGCCCGGCTCAGGGGCCCAATTACCGCGCCTTCGAAGGCGTGCTGCAGGTCAGCCGCGACGGCGCGCCGGTGGCGGAACTGCACCCGCAGAAGCGCAGCTATTTCTCCGGTGGCGGCGCCATGACCGAGTCGGCCATCGACGGCGGCCTGTTCCGGGATCTCTATGTGGCACTCGGCGAGCCGATGGACAAATCCAACCCGAATGGCGACTGGGCCGTGCGCCTGCAGTACAAGGCGTTCGTGGTGTGGATCTGGCTGGGCGCGTTGCTGATGGCCATCGGCGGCGGGATCGCGGTGGCCGACAAGCGCTACCGCAAGGTGAAGGCGGCGCGCACCGAGGGCGCCGTGGCCGCCCCGGCCAGTGCCTGACGGTAAGGGGGAACCATGGCCCGATTGAAACTGTTTCTGCCGCTGATCATCTTTGTCGCGCTGGCGCTGTTGTTCTGGCGCGGGCTGTCGCTGGATCCGCGCGATATGCCGTCGGCGTTGCTGAACAAGCCGGTACCGGAATTCACCCTGCCCAATGTGGCGGATACCGAGGAGTTCCTGAAAAAAGGCGATCTGCCGGCGGAGCCGCTGTTGCTGAATGTCTGGGCCACCTGGTGCATTTCCTGCCGGGTTGAGCACCCCTACCTGAACAAACTGGCGCAGCAGGGGGTGCCGATTGTCGGCATCGACCTGAAAGACGACAACGCCGATGCGCGCGAGTGGCTACAGAAATTCCACAACCCCTATGTCTTTACCGTCGCGGACAGCGAAGGCCGGCTGGCCCTGGATCTGGGCGTCTACGGTGCGCCGGAGACTTTCCTGGTGGACAGTGGTGGCACCATCCGCTGCAAGCACGTAGGTGTGGTCGATGAGCGCATCTGGCGCACCAAGCTCAAGCCGCTGTACCAGCGCCTGAAAAAACAACCCTGGGATGAGTTCGCCGGTGAGTTACCAGATTCCCTGCTCGCCGGTTGTCGCTGAGACCGAGGAAAAGAAGAGTCGCTTTATCTGTTGGCTGGGGCCGATCGAGGATAAGGCGGCTTTTCAGTGTGCACTGCAATCCATGCGCGCACAGTACCCGGATGCCTCCCACCACTGCACCGCGCTGATTATCGGCAATCCCGCCAACCCCGACACCATGCAGGCCGACGACGACGGCGAGCCCGGCGGCAGTGCCGGACGGCCGATGCTGGAGTTGTTACTGAAACAGGAAATCGGCAATGTCGGCGCCATCGTGACGCGCTACTTCGGTGGTACCAAACTCGGTGTGGGCGGGCTGATGCGGGCCTACCGCGGCGCCGTCGGCGCGGCACTGCAGGCCGCGGAGCTGAAAACCTTTGTGCCGCAGTTGCAGGTGCGTGTGGCCGGCAGTTTTGCCCAGGAGTCCCGCCTGCGCTTCCTCACCAACCAGCAGCAGGGCCGCTGCGAGGAAGCAGAGTATAGCGACAGGGTCAGCATGCGTCTGCAGCTGCCGCAAGACTGCTGGCCGGCACTGAAACAACAGTTGCTGGCAGAGGGCTTTTCCATCCTGGATAGTGATCTTTAACGCTGCGGTGCGGCATATGACCGCGTCAGCTGCGCGCTGACTTGCCGTTCGATTTGGCGACATCTAAGCTGAAGTGAGTTCTGTCAACGGAGTGTGTCCATGCAGAGTTTCCCGCACCACTACCGCGCTTCGGCCGGCGCCAGCCCTGAAGGAGAGGTTCGTGTAGCCGCCGATGGCCTGGAGACATTCCTGTCGCAGGCACCGGTTCAGTTCGGTGGCCCCGGTGACCACTGGTCGCCCGAGGACCTGCTGGTCGCTGCGGTGGCGGACTGTTTCGTACTTACCTTTCGCGCTATTGCCGAGTATTCCGGCCTGTCGTGGACAAAGCTCGATTGCAGCGTGGAGGGAACCCTGGACCGGGTGGAAGGGGCCACCCGCTTCACCGCCTTTGCCGTCGATGCCCGTCTCGACCTGCCCGACAACGAAGATGCGGACAAGGCGCACAAGCTGATGGAAAAGGCCGAGGCCAGCTGCCTGATTACCAATTCCCTGACGGCGGAGATAACGCTGTCGGTGTCTATCAACGCGGAATAGCGACGCCCGGGCCCGGGCTGGGAGTCAGGCATCCAGCCCGTAAATATGGCTGCCCAGGTTACCGCTCCCCATCAATCCAGCCGAATTAATTTTGCTAGCCAGCGCAATCGGCTGCGCTGTAATTGCGTGTAATTGTTCCGGCCCTGCCTTCAGGCAGATTTCTGCGATCTGTCACAGCGCGCGGCTTTGCCGCACACGCCAGTTAATTTAGAATTTGTCCCTCAGGGAATTCGCGCTTGCGCATTGAAAAGGATAATTCATGCAAATCTACGTCGAGAACCGGCGGGGCGTCCGCTATCGGGTAACCCGCGGCTGGATCAGTACACCGGAAGCATTCGAGAACATCACTGCATCGCAGTTGCTTTCCTCGTTCGATGAATCGGCGCTCGACCGCATCTACGACCAGTTCTTTGCCATCGACAAACGCAGCGTCGATCTCGGCAGCCCCCTCGATGGTATTCACTTCACCACTCTGGATCCTCTCACCGGCGCGCCGGGGCACTTTTCCGAGCGGCACCGGGAGATCTTTATCGCCGTGGCCCGACACCGCCTGTCGATCGAGGCCGCGCCTTTCCATGAGGGCGAGCTGGACGATCGCCAGTCGCTGTTGCGCAGCCGCATCCGCATGGGGCTGCAGAAAATCATTGCCGAGGAGCGTGCGGAAGCGGCGCGTATCGAAGCCGCGCAACAAAAGCGCAACGTGCTGGAAAAGGTCGGCGCTTATGCCGAACGCGGTGCTAGCGGCATTGGTAATGCGGCCTGGGGCCTTGCGGTGTGGGTCAAGGATATCGCCGAAGTCGCCGCGCTGATCAACCCGGTGCGCCAGAGCACCGAAGTGCTGCTGGGCGCTGCGCTGCACGACCGGAGTCCGCAGCAGTCGACGCTGGTCTATCTGGGCAAGGTCAAGAAGGAAGTGGTCGACGTGCTGGGCTTCGATCCCAGCAAGATCACGGTAGAACAGCTGGAACTGGCGTTCGAAGTCGCACACCTGATCTGCGACGATGCCGCACTGCGCAGCGATATCGCCCGTTTCGCCAAAGACTATGTCAAGGCGCAGCACAGCCTGGAAATTACCGAATTTGCTGGCGGGGGTGTGTTTGAAATCGTGCTCACCATCGTGCTGGCCGCCATCACCGGCGGTGCCGGTGCCGCTGCAGTGCTGGCCAAAAACGGCCGCCTGCTGACCCGCTTCCGCGGTATCGGTGAATTGATGGTGGATTTCGCCAAATACCAGAAGTCGCGCCGCGCGCTGGCGAAGAAAAGGGGGGCCAGGATCGACGGCACCAGCTTTGACAAACTGAAGTCCGAGGAGGTTGCCGCGCCGAAAGCGGCGGAACCACTCGCGTCGAAGCCAGCGGCAAAATCCGCGGGTGCTGGCGGCAAGGCCGGCGATGGGAAGTCTGGCGATGAAAAGCCCGGCGCGGACACTAAGGCGGCCAAGTCCAGTGAGCCGGACAGGTCTGGCGGCGAGACCGGCACCAACCAGAATGGCGACGCCAGCCAGTGCAATGCCACCGCCTGCGAGGGCGGTGAGCCGATCAACCTGAAAACCGGCGAAGAGCGGCTCACTCTGGTCGACGCGGTCCTCGACGGCCCGCTGCCGCTGACGGTAGCGCGTACCTATCGCAGTAGTAATCCGAAAGATTTCGGCCTGGGCCACGGCTGGACCCATACCCTCGGCGAGCGACTGGAGTGGCAGGGCGTCGGCAAGCCCCTGCGATTCCACGATGCCGAGGGGCGCGTTATCAGCTTACCGGCTCCGGGCGGCAGCGGTACCAGCCACAATGTGGTGGAACAGCTGAGCCTGACCCGCGTCGCGGATGATCACTGGATCATTGCGCCCTACGGCGCGCCCAGCGGTGTGCAGAAACACTTCAAACGCGCCGATCCCGCTGACAGCGATCTGTCCCTGGCGGAGATCCGCGACGGTTACGACAACAGCTACCGCTTCCACTATGTGCAGGGGCAGCTGATCTGCGTCGAGAGCAGTCTCGGTGAAGCCCTGCATATCGCGCCTGCCGATGGCCGTATCGGCACGCTGAAAAAAGAGACCCGCGACGGCCACATCTCCGAGCTGGCCAGTTACGAATACGACGATGCCGGCGATCTGGTGTGTGCCACCGATGCCGAGGGGTGCAGCGAGCACTACCGCTACCACCAGCATGTGATTGCCCAGCGCACACTGAAAAGCGGCTACAGCTTCCATTTCGAATGGGATGCCGAGGGCCCCGCTGCCCGCTGCGTGCGCCAGTGGGGTGATCCCATCGACGGCCAGCCCACCTACAGCTACCAGTTCGAATGGGATGACGACCGCAACGGCGTCACCGTCACCGACACGCGCGGTGGGCAGGAGCGCTATCGCTTCAACGAGCGCGCGCTGCCGATTTACCACCGCGACCCGGAAGGTGGCGAGACGTTGTACACCTACAACGCTCTCGGCCAGGTCACCGAAGTGCAGTTGCCCAGCGAGAATGGCATGGCGCGCCGCGAGGTCTACGCATACGACCGCTTTGGCCGCCTGGTAAAGAAAACCGACGTGGCCGGTGGTGAACACCGTATTGAGTACAACAGCGCCGGTCTGCCGGAAAAGATCACCGATCCTTCAGGGCGCAGCTGGCAGCGCCGTTACAACGCCAGTGGCCAGGTCACCGCTACCGTCGATCCGCTCGGCAACAGCACCCAGTAC
This region of Microbulbifer sp. SAOS-129_SWC genomic DNA includes:
- a CDS encoding DsbE family thiol:disulfide interchange protein; the protein is MARLKLFLPLIIFVALALLFWRGLSLDPRDMPSALLNKPVPEFTLPNVADTEEFLKKGDLPAEPLLLNVWATWCISCRVEHPYLNKLAQQGVPIVGIDLKDDNADAREWLQKFHNPYVFTVADSEGRLALDLGVYGAPETFLVDSGGTIRCKHVGVVDERIWRTKLKPLYQRLKKQPWDEFAGELPDSLLAGCR
- a CDS encoding YigZ family protein; translation: MSYQIPCSPVVAETEEKKSRFICWLGPIEDKAAFQCALQSMRAQYPDASHHCTALIIGNPANPDTMQADDDGEPGGSAGRPMLELLLKQEIGNVGAIVTRYFGGTKLGVGGLMRAYRGAVGAALQAAELKTFVPQLQVRVAGSFAQESRLRFLTNQQQGRCEEAEYSDRVSMRLQLPQDCWPALKQQLLAEGFSILDSDL
- a CDS encoding OsmC family protein; this translates as MQSFPHHYRASAGASPEGEVRVAADGLETFLSQAPVQFGGPGDHWSPEDLLVAAVADCFVLTFRAIAEYSGLSWTKLDCSVEGTLDRVEGATRFTAFAVDARLDLPDNEDADKAHKLMEKAEASCLITNSLTAEITLSVSINAE